A DNA window from Staphylococcus warneri contains the following coding sequences:
- a CDS encoding DUF3021 domain-containing protein, translated as MKNIYKSLFISLIIGLLISNFFSYLHANGHYHPLSPSSTMGTIYYHYLSEPIIMLISMSIWMLIGLLFSFNSLIFNATDWSITKSTFIHFICSYFPFTILAIIAGWFPLEMMSLVSYTVIFIGIYILIWFISYFKTKREIKNINEKIYQMNSNH; from the coding sequence ATGAAAAACATTTATAAGTCACTTTTCATTAGTTTAATAATTGGGTTATTGATATCTAATTTTTTCAGTTATCTCCATGCTAATGGACACTATCATCCATTGTCACCGTCTTCAACTATGGGAACCATTTATTACCATTATCTTTCAGAACCTATCATTATGTTGATATCAATGTCTATTTGGATGCTGATAGGTCTTTTATTTTCATTTAATAGTCTAATATTTAATGCTACCGATTGGAGTATTACAAAATCTACATTTATTCATTTTATTTGTAGTTATTTTCCATTTACTATCCTTGCAATCATAGCAGGTTGGTTCCCCTTAGAAATGATGAGTTTAGTTTCATACACCGTTATTTTTATAGGCATCTACATCTTGATATGGTTTATAAGTTACTTTAAAACTAAAAGAGAAATCAAAAATATTAATGAAAAAATTTACCAAATGAATTCTAATCATTAA
- a CDS encoding ABC transporter ATP-binding protein: MSLQVNHIVKTFGKGETETKVLKDIDITVEPGEFIILSGASGSGKSTLLSILGGLLSQTKGEINYQGKPLFSNTQRNTERRLTDIGFIFQSSHLVPYLSVLDQLTIVGREAGMSKKEANQRASKLLSDIGLSDKLNAFPHMLSGGQKQRVAIMRALMNNPKLLLADEPTASLDAQRAISVVKMIKKEIINNDMCGIMVTHDQRLFEYADKMIYLDDGKIVKHITL; this comes from the coding sequence ATGTCATTACAAGTTAACCATATTGTGAAAACATTTGGTAAGGGAGAGACTGAAACAAAGGTATTGAAAGATATTGATATCACGGTGGAACCAGGAGAGTTTATTATACTTTCAGGTGCCTCAGGTTCAGGAAAATCTACGCTTTTATCCATTCTAGGTGGTTTACTTTCTCAAACAAAAGGAGAGATTAATTATCAAGGAAAGCCATTATTTTCAAATACTCAACGTAATACTGAACGCCGTTTAACGGATATTGGATTTATATTCCAATCATCACATTTAGTCCCTTATTTATCAGTGTTGGACCAACTAACAATTGTAGGACGAGAAGCAGGAATGTCAAAAAAGGAAGCAAATCAACGTGCATCGAAGTTATTGAGTGACATTGGATTATCAGACAAATTAAATGCCTTTCCTCATATGTTATCGGGTGGACAAAAACAAAGAGTTGCAATTATGCGAGCATTGATGAATAATCCTAAACTGTTACTAGCAGATGAACCAACAGCTAGTTTAGATGCTCAACGAGCAATATCTGTTGTAAAAATGATTAAAAAGGAAATTATAAATAATGATATGTGTGGGATTATGGTCACACATGACCAACGATTATTTGAATATGCTGATAAAATGATTTATCTTGATGATGGTAAGATTGTAAAACATATAACATTATAG
- a CDS encoding ABC transporter permease: MKLAWNEIKFYKFRYVLIMLIIILLSLMVLFISGLAQGLARENVSLFDQFKSTHYITQDMKEPQIEKSQLSPKQQMKINKETNIKPTQMNLQSLEVAGNNDEDVLTMYSPQEQQFDLKEGQLPTKHNQIAVNQKLTGEGIKIGDVIQFKHHQQTYKVTGILDDAMYAHSSIVLMDQKGFQDINKQYASFYPIKTLSQQKEKQLNDIPGIKVTNTDELKTNIASYQAEQAPLNMMVISLFVITAIVLSAFFYVMTIQKISEIGILKAIGIKTRHLLTSLLLQILIVTLLSVVISVGIIAGIAMILPVTMPFHLTTINYLLVISIFIIVAIIGALLSFIKVIKVDPIEAIGGGE; this comes from the coding sequence ATGAAATTAGCATGGAATGAAATTAAATTTTATAAGTTTAGATATGTATTAATCATGTTAATCATAATCTTATTAAGCTTAATGGTGCTATTTATTAGTGGTTTAGCACAAGGACTAGCTAGAGAAAATGTTTCTTTGTTCGATCAATTTAAATCAACACATTATATAACTCAAGATATGAAAGAACCTCAGATTGAAAAATCTCAACTATCTCCAAAACAGCAAATGAAAATTAATAAGGAGACTAACATAAAGCCTACTCAAATGAATTTACAAAGTTTAGAAGTGGCGGGTAATAATGATGAAGATGTACTCACAATGTATTCTCCACAAGAACAACAATTTGATTTGAAAGAAGGGCAACTACCTACAAAGCACAATCAAATTGCAGTGAATCAAAAACTGACAGGTGAAGGTATTAAAATAGGGGATGTTATTCAGTTCAAGCACCATCAACAAACATATAAAGTCACAGGTATTCTTGATGATGCAATGTATGCACATAGCTCTATCGTATTGATGGATCAAAAGGGATTCCAGGATATTAATAAACAATATGCATCATTTTATCCAATTAAAACTTTATCTCAACAGAAAGAAAAACAATTAAACGATATTCCAGGCATCAAAGTGACGAATACCGACGAATTGAAAACAAACATTGCAAGTTATCAAGCCGAACAAGCACCGTTAAATATGATGGTGATTAGCCTTTTCGTTATTACAGCAATCGTTCTGAGTGCTTTCTTCTATGTCATGACCATTCAAAAAATATCAGAAATTGGCATTTTAAAAGCAATTGGAATCAAAACTAGACATTTACTGACGTCTTTATTACTTCAAATTTTAATTGTGACATTATTATCCGTAGTCATTTCAGTCGGTATAATTGCTGGTATTGCTATGATTTTACCTGTGACAATGCCGTTTCACTTAACTACTATTAACTATCTTTTAGTAATTAGTATTTTTATCATCGTCGCTATTATCGGTGCGTTATTATCATTCATTAAAGTTATTAAAGTTGATCCTATAGAAGCAATTGGAGGTGGAGAATAA
- a CDS encoding TetR/AcrR family transcriptional regulator, which yields MKRRAKFKIIQSMINLLDEYPFDEITIKMICAYSGVNRSTFYDNYKDKYDLLEQIQNYHLSKYLKLLKTLYNNFESVRVDKTKLYKFFLIVTKYIKRKESFYRAIFITYPNKGLAMKYFNATKVAYENVIEDYPNSIQNKSLFITYSIGGQVGVIFYWLRNGCKESPEVIAENLLANTIKLQR from the coding sequence ATGAAACGAAGAGCTAAATTTAAAATTATTCAAAGTATGATAAATTTATTAGATGAATATCCATTCGATGAAATTACGATTAAAATGATTTGTGCATATAGTGGCGTTAACCGCTCTACTTTTTATGATAATTATAAAGATAAATATGATTTATTGGAACAAATTCAAAATTATCATCTATCTAAATATTTAAAGTTACTCAAAACTTTATATAATAATTTCGAAAGTGTGCGCGTCGATAAAACTAAGTTATATAAATTCTTTTTAATTGTTACAAAGTATATAAAGCGCAAAGAATCATTCTATCGAGCTATATTTATTACATATCCTAATAAAGGATTAGCAATGAAATATTTTAATGCTACAAAGGTTGCTTATGAAAATGTGATTGAAGATTATCCAAATTCAATTCAAAATAAATCATTGTTCATCACCTATTCAATTGGTGGACAGGTTGGTGTCATATTTTATTGGTTACGCAATGGTTGCAAAGAATCTCCAGAAGTAATTGCTGAAAACTTATTAGCAAATACAATTAAATTACAAAGATAA
- a CDS encoding YdcF family protein, whose product MIPLILTLVIILIILSLLINQYITLSVTGFISTIILGFFNLIFHLITYSIPYELIILMLILIAFCLLKHHAILFNQRGRHFIKQMCLSIMRLILFMSACFYISLSPLVIINGIALWLSLIGFTTLFAFLCYLTWSSTFGSRHFNQSVDLIIVLGAGIFTEEVTPMLKERLDRALEIYHYSEHKPKLLVSGGQGPDEPIPESIAMQRYLIKQGVPNDNILLEQQSTNTHTNFVYSKDIIHDYFVNMPKIVCVTSQFHILRALKLAKNLDIPTYGVGSHTPYHFFHIALIRDFLGVMYQYRLLLTIYFALTFWISIIILWIK is encoded by the coding sequence ATGATTCCATTGATTTTAACGTTAGTAATCATCTTGATAATCTTGTCATTATTGATCAACCAATACATCACATTAAGCGTGACAGGATTTATTTCTACTATTATATTAGGTTTCTTTAATTTAATATTTCATCTCATTACCTATAGCATTCCGTATGAATTAATTATCCTTATGCTCATTTTAATAGCATTTTGTTTATTAAAACATCATGCTATTCTGTTTAATCAGCGTGGTCGTCATTTTATTAAGCAAATGTGTTTAAGCATCATGCGTTTAATATTATTTATGAGTGCTTGCTTCTATATTAGCCTGTCACCTTTAGTTATTATTAATGGCATTGCATTATGGCTAAGTTTGATCGGTTTTACAACATTATTTGCATTTCTTTGTTATCTCACGTGGTCATCCACATTTGGTTCACGTCATTTCAATCAATCAGTGGATTTAATTATTGTATTAGGAGCAGGTATATTTACTGAAGAAGTGACACCAATGTTAAAAGAACGATTGGACCGCGCACTTGAAATTTATCATTATTCTGAACATAAGCCTAAATTACTAGTATCAGGTGGACAAGGTCCAGATGAACCTATACCAGAGTCAATCGCAATGCAACGATATTTGATTAAACAGGGTGTACCCAATGACAATATTTTATTAGAACAACAATCTACCAATACACACACAAACTTTGTATATTCTAAAGACATTATTCATGACTATTTCGTTAATATGCCAAAGATAGTATGTGTAACAAGCCAATTTCATATATTGCGGGCACTCAAATTAGCAAAAAATTTAGATATTCCAACTTATGGTGTTGGCAGTCATACGCCCTATCATTTCTTCCATATTGCTTTAATTAGAGACTTTTTAGGTGTGATGTATCAATATCGATTACTTTTAACAATATATTTTGCACTCACATTTTGGATAAGTATCATCATTTTATGGATTAAATAA
- a CDS encoding zinc ribbon domain-containing protein produces the protein MKQCPQCGASVEKDAHTCQNCGQSIKTETKHKSKQNNSEQHQSNTNQSSDKTTNIKIRKIVPVAIIFFIIILLVILFFLLRNFNSPNAQTKILVNAIDNDDNQKVATLLSTKDNKVDPDEASAYIKYIKKEVGIKNFIRDVRNTVDKLNKSHSSVASYIQTRDGQDVLRVSKNGTRYLIFDNMSFNAPTKQPVVKPKVDTKYEFKSGGKRKKVIAEADKTTPLGHFIPGDYSIDATKETKNGVFSGKLDFDFKATNSETVNVTEDFDEAHLNIKLKGASKLTDKSKKVIINDRTLSYSNSKEYGPYPKNKDITVSAEGSAKDKTFESETKTIKASKLKDNTTITLDFDSDEIDKYVAKKEKEENSLKNKLTQFFSGYSLALNSALNENNFDLISSYFKKNSSLYDTMKHQLENNQLVSFQTSQVISASQSGDKVKATIQQINENGQLINKDYELEETSKGNDFNLIKASNE, from the coding sequence ATGAAACAGTGCCCTCAGTGTGGTGCTTCTGTGGAGAAGGATGCACACACTTGTCAAAATTGTGGCCAGTCAATAAAAACAGAAACAAAGCATAAAAGTAAGCAAAATAATAGTGAACAGCATCAAAGCAACACAAATCAATCTTCAGATAAAACAACAAATATAAAGATTAGAAAGATTGTACCAGTTGCCATTATATTTTTTATTATCATCTTATTGGTCATTTTATTCTTCCTTTTAAGAAATTTTAATTCACCTAATGCTCAAACAAAAATATTAGTCAATGCGATAGACAATGACGATAATCAAAAAGTGGCTACATTACTCAGTACTAAAGATAATAAGGTAGATCCTGATGAAGCTTCTGCATATATTAAATATATTAAAAAAGAAGTAGGAATTAAAAACTTTATTAGAGATGTCAGAAATACAGTTGATAAATTAAATAAGAGTCATTCTAGCGTGGCATCTTATATTCAAACAAGAGATGGCCAAGATGTGTTACGCGTAAGTAAAAATGGTACACGATATCTTATATTTGATAATATGAGTTTTAATGCACCGACGAAACAACCGGTTGTCAAACCAAAAGTAGATACAAAATATGAATTTAAATCCGGTGGTAAACGTAAAAAAGTAATTGCAGAAGCGGATAAAACAACGCCATTAGGCCATTTTATTCCAGGTGATTATAGTATAGATGCTACTAAAGAAACTAAAAATGGTGTGTTTAGTGGGAAACTTGACTTTGATTTTAAAGCTACCAATAGTGAGACCGTCAATGTGACTGAAGATTTTGATGAAGCACATCTCAATATTAAATTAAAAGGTGCTTCTAAACTTACAGATAAATCGAAAAAAGTAATCATTAATGATCGTACGTTATCATATTCAAATTCTAAAGAATATGGACCATATCCTAAGAATAAAGATATTACCGTCTCCGCGGAAGGTTCAGCTAAAGATAAAACTTTCGAATCAGAAACTAAGACGATCAAAGCATCAAAACTCAAAGATAATACCACAATTACCTTAGACTTCGATAGTGATGAAATTGATAAATACGTGGCTAAAAAAGAAAAAGAAGAAAATAGTTTGAAAAACAAACTTACTCAATTTTTTAGCGGATACTCTTTAGCATTAAATTCAGCATTGAATGAGAATAACTTTGACTTAATATCAAGTTACTTTAAGAAAAATTCATCATTATATGACACGATGAAACATCAATTAGAGAATAATCAATTAGTATCATTTCAAACATCTCAAGTCATAAGTGCAAGTCAAAGTGGAGATAAAGTTAAAGCGACAATCCAACAAATAAATGAAAATGGGCAATTGATTAATAAAGACTACGAATTAGAAGAAACATCTAAAGGTAATGATTTTAATTTAATTAAAGCATCAAATGAATAA
- a CDS encoding sensor histidine kinase, producing the protein MFKTLYIRIAIYTITVILFSAFISFIFTNIYYHFNLKASNDTKIMTTLKEARDFEGDNHNNHLNHYFKHLGQMNYQIMTVDQDGKKTFYGTKFRKDNLSQYHIKSVLKGNEYHGIKNKPFELFVTGFFDNETDNTVGLQFKNHHENVAVFMRPDIGETFSEFRLFLAVLLTLLLLISISLVIASTYAIVRPVKQLKQGTERLMNGDFITPIKQTRQDEIGTLQYRFDTMRQSLKQVDEMRQHFVQNVSHEIKTPLTHIRQSLVDLEHAKNQNERQQSINDIYQITNQLSELTKELLLLSELDNAQHLTFSDQIQLDQLINRIVRHEHYAIDQKSLMLMSDLESTYFLGNERLLHQAISNLIINAIKYSNEASLINIELKQIAQGIQIKVTNQGDVIDTSEQSHLFERFYKRSTDDNSNGLGLAITQSIIQLHHGKIHVTSSHQDGTTFTIILPKNI; encoded by the coding sequence ATGTTTAAAACGTTATATATCAGAATCGCTATTTATACCATTACCGTCATATTATTCAGTGCCTTTATTAGTTTTATTTTCACAAATATCTATTACCATTTTAATTTAAAGGCGTCTAATGATACGAAAATCATGACAACGTTAAAAGAAGCAAGAGATTTTGAGGGTGACAATCATAATAATCATCTTAATCATTACTTTAAACATCTTGGTCAAATGAATTATCAAATTATGACAGTTGATCAGGATGGTAAGAAAACATTCTATGGTACAAAATTTAGAAAAGATAACTTATCGCAATATCATATTAAAAGTGTGTTAAAGGGCAATGAATATCATGGTATTAAAAATAAGCCTTTCGAACTTTTTGTAACTGGCTTTTTCGATAATGAAACAGATAATACTGTAGGATTACAATTTAAAAATCATCACGAGAATGTCGCTGTCTTTATGCGCCCTGATATTGGAGAAACATTTAGTGAATTCAGACTATTTTTAGCAGTGCTCTTAACTTTATTATTATTAATCTCTATTTCACTTGTCATCGCTTCAACCTATGCCATTGTTAGGCCTGTTAAACAATTAAAACAAGGCACAGAAAGATTAATGAATGGAGACTTTATCACCCCTATCAAGCAGACCCGTCAAGATGAAATAGGTACACTACAATATCGCTTTGATACGATGCGTCAATCTTTAAAGCAAGTTGATGAAATGCGACAACATTTTGTTCAGAATGTATCACATGAAATTAAAACACCGCTCACACACATTAGACAATCATTAGTAGATTTAGAACATGCTAAGAATCAAAACGAACGTCAACAAAGCATAAATGATATCTATCAAATTACAAACCAGTTGAGTGAACTTACAAAAGAATTATTATTACTATCAGAACTCGATAATGCTCAGCATTTAACTTTCTCGGATCAAATTCAACTCGATCAATTAATCAATCGTATTGTGCGACATGAACATTACGCTATCGACCAAAAATCACTAATGTTGATGTCAGATTTAGAATCCACTTATTTCCTAGGAAATGAAAGATTGTTACATCAGGCCATTAGTAATTTAATTATCAATGCCATTAAATATTCAAATGAAGCATCACTGATTAATATCGAATTGAAACAAATAGCTCAAGGCATTCAAATAAAAGTTACAAATCAAGGTGATGTCATCGACACGTCAGAGCAATCTCATTTGTTTGAACGCTTTTACAAACGTAGTACAGATGACAATAGTAACGGATTGGGTCTAGCTATTACACAATCTATTATTCAACTCCATCACGGAAAGATACATGTTACAAGTAGCCATCAAGATGGTACAACCTTCACAATTATTTTGCCTAAAAATATATAA
- a CDS encoding multidrug effflux MFS transporter encodes MNQKVQSKKQSPIFVIILGALTAIGALSIDMFLPGLPEIKNDFHTTTSNAQLTLSLFMIGLALGNLFAGPISDATGRKKPLWISMFIYTLASLGIVFVTNIEIMIALRFIQGVTGGAASVISRAIASDMYKGKELTKFLSLLMLVNGVAPVIAPAIGGVILSLAVWRMVFIILTVFGILMVIGSLTKVPESLQDDEKDSDGIKEMFKNFKHLLETPKFVLPMLIQGFSFIMLFTYISASPFIIQKIYGMSALQFSIMFAAIGITLIISSQLVGVLVDRIERRQLLKIVTYIQVLGVVIVAITLLNHLSFWILVIGFIILVAPVTAVASLGFSIAMDESTRGRGSASSLLGLVQFLLGGLMSSLVNVMGEHNVIPYVVIISMTAVIMIILQTIYTRLQRRS; translated from the coding sequence ATGAATCAAAAGGTACAATCAAAAAAACAATCCCCTATATTTGTAATCATCTTAGGTGCACTAACAGCTATTGGTGCATTATCGATAGATATGTTTTTACCGGGATTACCAGAAATCAAAAATGACTTTCATACCACAACGTCTAATGCACAACTCACATTATCGTTATTTATGATTGGGTTAGCGTTAGGAAACTTATTTGCAGGTCCGATATCAGATGCTACCGGCAGAAAGAAACCGTTATGGATATCAATGTTCATTTATACGTTAGCAAGTTTAGGTATTGTCTTTGTCACGAATATCGAAATAATGATTGCATTACGCTTTATTCAAGGTGTAACAGGTGGGGCGGCTTCCGTCATTTCAAGAGCTATTGCCAGTGATATGTATAAAGGCAAAGAGTTAACTAAATTTTTATCATTGCTCATGTTAGTAAATGGTGTTGCACCTGTTATCGCTCCGGCTATCGGTGGTGTTATCTTAAGCTTAGCCGTATGGAGAATGGTATTTATTATACTAACTGTCTTTGGCATACTCATGGTTATTGGTTCTCTAACCAAAGTGCCTGAGTCTTTACAGGACGATGAAAAAGATAGTGATGGTATTAAAGAAATGTTTAAAAACTTTAAACATTTATTAGAGACACCTAAGTTTGTGTTGCCTATGTTAATCCAAGGCTTTTCTTTTATTATGTTATTTACTTATATCTCAGCATCACCATTCATTATTCAAAAAATATATGGTATGTCAGCTCTACAATTTAGTATTATGTTTGCAGCAATTGGTATTACATTAATTATTTCAAGCCAATTAGTAGGTGTGCTTGTCGATCGAATAGAGAGACGACAACTGTTGAAAATTGTGACATATATTCAAGTGCTTGGCGTTGTGATAGTTGCTATTACACTACTAAATCATTTGAGTTTTTGGATATTAGTCATTGGTTTTATTATTTTAGTTGCACCGGTTACAGCCGTTGCAAGTTTAGGTTTTTCAATTGCTATGGATGAAAGTACAAGAGGGAGAGGTAGTGCTTCTAGTTTATTAGGATTGGTACAATTTCTATTAGGAGGACTTATGTCATCATTAGTTAATGTGATGGGTGAACATAATGTGATACCTTATGTGGTGATTATTAGTATGACAGCAGTGATTATGATTATTTTACAAACCATTTATACGAGACTACAACGTCGATCTTAA
- a CDS encoding HlyD family secretion protein, with amino-acid sequence MKKMVLINIITIIVLIVIGVVGFYFWNNATSYVSTDNAKVDGDQMKIASPASGEIKSLDVKQGEKLKKGDKVAEVAAQGEGGQSKEMSIKMPKDGTIVKTDGMEGSMAQAGNPIAYAYNLDDLYITANVDEKDVADIEKGNDVDVDIDGQKATVSGKVDQIGDATAASFSLMPSSNSDGNYTKVSQVVPVRISLDSEPSKNVVPGMNAEVKIHKN; translated from the coding sequence ATGAAGAAAATGGTATTAATTAATATCATTACTATCATTGTGTTAATTGTTATCGGAGTAGTAGGTTTCTACTTCTGGAACAATGCAACGAGCTATGTTAGTACTGATAACGCCAAAGTAGATGGCGATCAAATGAAAATAGCAAGTCCAGCTTCAGGTGAAATTAAATCACTTGACGTTAAGCAAGGTGAGAAACTTAAAAAAGGCGATAAAGTAGCTGAAGTAGCAGCTCAAGGCGAAGGTGGTCAATCTAAAGAGATGAGCATCAAAATGCCTAAAGATGGCACAATCGTTAAAACAGATGGTATGGAAGGTTCAATGGCTCAAGCTGGGAACCCAATCGCTTATGCGTACAATTTAGATGATCTATATATTACTGCTAACGTTGATGAAAAAGACGTTGCTGATATTGAAAAAGGTAATGACGTTGATGTTGATATCGACGGACAAAAAGCAACTGTAAGTGGTAAAGTCGATCAAATCGGTGATGCTACAGCAGCTAGCTTCTCATTAATGCCTTCATCTAATAGTGATGGTAACTACACTAAAGTATCACAAGTTGTACCAGTTAGAATTTCTCTAGATTCTGAACCATCTAAAAATGTTGTTCCAGGTATGAACGCTGAAGTCAAAATTCATAAAAATTAA
- a CDS encoding LytTR family DNA-binding domain-containing protein gives MQLKLFISPTEQKQFVEIHSPQMDKNVQKIIQTVEDIDRLTEINGKLNEDIFQLKIEHITSFRTQQKHVVAISNGKVFNTKYRLYELEEQLPNTFIRISKSEIVNQNAIIKLQLEANGLIRMYLKNLDDDYTYSSRRYLKSIKERLSL, from the coding sequence GTGCAATTAAAATTATTTATTAGCCCTACTGAACAGAAACAATTTGTAGAAATCCATTCACCACAAATGGATAAAAATGTACAAAAAATAATTCAAACTGTTGAAGACATTGATCGTTTAACTGAAATAAATGGCAAATTAAATGAAGATATATTCCAACTAAAAATCGAACACATCACTAGCTTCCGTACTCAACAAAAACATGTTGTAGCAATATCAAATGGCAAAGTTTTCAATACTAAATACCGACTATATGAGTTAGAAGAACAACTCCCAAACACTTTTATTCGTATATCTAAGTCAGAAATTGTTAATCAAAATGCCATTATTAAACTACAGTTAGAAGCAAACGGATTAATACGTATGTATTTAAAGAACTTAGACGATGATTACACTTATTCCTCTAGAAGATATTTAAAATCAATAAAGGAGAGATTATCATTATGA
- a CDS encoding response regulator transcription factor, which translates to MNRCLIVDDDPKILNYVSTHLEREHFHTYTHTNGEEALHFLDNHQVDIAIVDIMMHGMDGFELCHMIKEDYDLPVIMLTARDALSDKERAFISGTDDYLTKPFEVKELIFRIKAVLRRYHIHTDEKLTIGNLTLHQAYMEVVVNGKTMTLPNKEFQLLFLLASNEKQIFSRTHLIEKIWGYDYEGDERTIDVHIKRLRQRLQQLDSNVTIKTVRGQGYKVEHHV; encoded by the coding sequence ATGAATCGTTGCCTAATTGTAGATGATGACCCTAAAATATTAAATTACGTCTCAACACATTTGGAAAGAGAACATTTTCATACATATACTCATACCAATGGTGAAGAAGCACTTCATTTTCTTGATAATCATCAAGTTGATATTGCAATCGTGGATATTATGATGCACGGAATGGATGGATTTGAATTATGTCATATGATTAAAGAAGATTACGATTTACCAGTTATTATGTTAACGGCGAGAGATGCACTAAGTGATAAAGAACGTGCATTTATAAGTGGAACGGATGATTATTTAACTAAGCCTTTTGAAGTAAAAGAGCTAATATTTCGTATTAAGGCTGTCTTACGTCGGTACCATATCCATACGGATGAAAAATTAACGATCGGGAATTTAACCTTACATCAAGCTTATATGGAAGTTGTTGTAAATGGTAAAACGATGACATTACCTAACAAAGAATTTCAACTTTTATTTCTATTAGCTTCAAATGAAAAGCAAATATTTTCTAGGACACATCTTATCGAAAAAATATGGGGTTATGATTACGAAGGTGATGAAAGAACTATTGACGTACATATAAAACGATTGCGACAACGATTACAGCAATTAGATTCAAACGTGACAATTAAGACAGTGCGTGGTCAAGGTTATAAGGTAGAACACCATGTTTAA